One Pocillopora verrucosa isolate sample1 chromosome 10, ASM3666991v2, whole genome shotgun sequence genomic window carries:
- the LOC131791133 gene encoding semaphorin-5A isoform X3, producing the protein MKQRNGLYMLLLSHFAILSGCIVVAPNREPHLRTQFEDIRPHLETLKTGGIKIGNFSVLSVDIKYNHLLVGARDNALLVDLGNINSVESWNLTTQSLGCDKGQDPSCHNYVKLMLPFEERIFICLTRGCIWRNRTNLNAAPGRDSNQNVFIADENYYSTPSQNDTGVITENGRVFRGTINLASRISMIHGKSFKPRISEVSTDFMSESDFYSDVHFVKSFIIGKYVYIFFRERTMECMSCGKYKVSRVARICKGDYAGQSTLRKYFITYQKAKLVCSDGGEYPVYFNEIQDVWWDSETNLFHAIFTSHPNGPPSSAICVYNLTDVNNVFYTSLFDSREAGSGKWVTVENKFKEYFDGCKVNEKYLISNPRPVPDGMMGTKNMVYNVYKDLSHDPLMHDPVLPTSLDSVQKQGNKAWFVKDGIRMTAIVLDKVGEHTVVYTSTDRGSVLKISQVAGSRQPCLLTEIDLFPINRQEVIKAMTIDPKQHILYFGSDTALTKLRLEQCGSHTHRRSCISASDPYCAWNKETRRCVSVLSSRDSNKLRKGSSTCPKTTEQIAWSPWKTCEGRDGNLCRCRFRPCQDRQNSSCQGGYELRFENCTVNVIVGSEREEWEKYGVQHGNWSAWDTWTDCETKPWVGVRKRTRNCTNPVPRRGGRPCVGEAVQYESCNLGKHAVSGRRTDSEETERSKFVSGLAIGLPVGLVVIILVVLGIYCVKRKQKEEPSSYSVPKTPERSPKSDCHYSPMNGVSTRGRPSSESQSKENNRNTRKNTCLEFKGFILCRTERAPSESV; encoded by the exons ATGAAGCAACGGAACGGGCTGTATATGCTACTTCTGAGTCATTTCGCAATATTATCTGGATGCATTGTGGTGGCGCCCAACAGAGAACCGCACTTAAGAACACAATTCGAAG ATATCAGGCCCCACCTGGAGACACTGAAAACAGGAGGAATAAAGATTGGAAACTTCTCAGTATTGTCAGTTGACATCAAGTATAATCACTTACTCGTGGGAGCAAG AGACAATGCACTCCTAGTGGATCTGGGAAACATAAATAGTGTTGAA TCTTGGAATTTGACCACCCAAAGCCTTGGATGTGATAAAGGACAG GATCCTTCATGCCATAACTATGTGAAGTTAATGCTGCCATTTGAGGAGAGGATATTTATCTGTCTGACAAGGGGCTGTATCTGGAGAAAT AGGACGAATTTGAATGCAGCTCCAGGCAGAGATAGTAATCAGAATGTGTTTATAGCTGATGAAAATTATTATAGCACACCAAGTCAAAATGACACGGGTGTTATAACAG AAAATGGGAGAGTCTTCAGAGGAACAATAAACTTAGCATCAAGAATATCCATGATTCATGGTAAAAGTTTTAAGCCCAGAATCAGTGAAGTGTCCACTGATTTTATGTCTGAAAGTGACTTTTACTCTG ATGTACATTTCGTCAAGAGTTTCATCATTGGGAAATATGTGTACATCTTTTTTCGCGAGCGGACAATGGAATGTATGAGCTGTGGAAAATATAAAGTCTCCAGGGTAGCACGTATATGTAAG GGTGACTATGCTGGTCAGTCTACCCTCAGAAAGTACTTTATAACTTACCAGAAGGCCAAACTTGTTTGTTCTGATGGAGGAGAATATCCAgtttatttcaatgaaattc AGGATGTTTGGTGGGATTCAGAAACCAACCTGTTTCATGCAATTTTCACCTCTCATCC CAATGGCCCGCCATCATCAGCCATATGTGTGTACAATTTGACAGATGTCAATAATGTTTTTTACACGAGTCTTTTCGATAGTAGAGAGGCAGGAAGTGGAAAGTGGGTGACGGTGGAGAACAAATTCAAAGAGTATTTTGATGGG tgcAAAGTAAACGAGAAGTACTTAATTTCTAACCCCCGTCCAGTCCCAGACGGTATGATGGGAACAAAGAACATGGTTTATAACGTGTATAAAGACCTCTCGCACGATCCTCTCATGCATGATCCAGTGCTACCCACCAGCCTCGACTCGGTTCAAAAGCAAGGAAACAAGGCCTGGTTTGTCAAAGATGGGATCAG GATGACAGCCATTGTTCTGGACAAAGTTGGTGAACACACTGTTGTATACACATCAACAG acCGAGGATCTGTGCTTAAAATTTCACAAGTTGCTGGCTCTCGTCAACCCTGCCTTCTCACCGAAATCGACCTTTTTCCG atCAACAGACAAGAAGTCATAAAAGCTATGACGATTGATCCAAAACAG CATATCCTGTACTTCGGCTCAGACACAGCTCTTACAAAGTTGAGGCTAGAGCAGTGTGGTAGTCACACACACCGCAG GTCCTGTATATCTGCTTCTGATCCTTATTGTGCATGGAACAAGGAAACAAGGCGTTGTGTTTCAGTTTTATCCTCCAG AGATTCAAACAAATTGAGGAAAGGCTCGAGTACTTGTCCAAAGACAACAG AACAAATCGCATGGTCCCCTTGGAAAACTTGTGAAGGCAGGGATGGAAATCTTTGTCGATGTCGATTTCGTCCCTGCCAGGACAGGCAAAACTCCTCCTGTCAGGGTGGATATGAGTTACGATTTGAAAACTGCACAG TGAACGTTATTGTCGGATCTGAGAGAGAGGAATGGGAGAAGTATGGTGTGCAACACGGCAACTGGAGTGCATGGGATACTTGGACGGATTGTGAAACAAAGCCATGGGTTGGGGTAAGAAAGCGGACAAGAAACTGTACTAATCCGGTCCCCAGGAGAGGAGGGAGACCGTGTGTAGGAGAGGCTGTGCAATATGAGTCCTGTAACTTGGGAAAACACG CAGTTTCCGGAAGGCGAACTGACTCGGAAGAGACTGAAAGATCAAAGTTTGTAAGTGGTCTCGCAATCGGGCTGCCAGTCGGCCTTGTGGTGATCATCTTGGTAGTTCTGGGTATTTATTGCGTTAAACGAAAACAGAAGGAAGAACCATCATCATACAGTGTTCCAAAAACTCCTGAACGTAGTCCTAAAAGTGATTGTCACTACTCGCCAATGAATGGTGTATCCACGAGAGGTCGTCCATCCTCAGAAAGTCAGagtaaagaaaacaacagaaacacTAGGAAAAATACGTGTTTAGAGTTTAAAGGGTTTATTCTGTGCAGAACAGAGCGTGCTCCGAGCGAAAGTGTATAG
- the LOC131791133 gene encoding semaphorin-5A isoform X4, with the protein MKQRNGLYMLLLSHFAILSGCIVVAPNREPHLRTQFEDIRPHLETLKTGGIKIGNFSVLSVDIKYNHLLVGARDNALLVDLGNINSVESWNLTTQSLGCDKGQDPSCHNYVKLMLPFEERIFICLTRGCIWRNRTNLNAAPGRDSNQNVFIADENYYSTPSQNDTGVITENGRVFRGTINLASRISMIHGKSFKPRISEVSTDFMSESDFYSDVHFVKSFIIGKYVYIFFRERTMECMSCGKYKVSRVARICKGDYAGQSTLRKYFITYQKAKLVCSDGGEYPVYFNEIQDVWWDSETNLFHAIFTSHPNGPPSSAICVYNLTDVNNVFYTSLFDSREAGSGKWVTVENKFKEYFDGCKVNEKYLISNPRPVPDGMMGTKNMVYNVYKDLSHDPLMHDPVLPTSLDSVQKQGNKAWFVKDGIRMTAIVLDKVGEHTVVYTSTDRGSVLKISQVAGSRQPCLLTEIDLFPINRQEVIKAMTIDPKQHILYFGSDTALTKLRLEQCGSHTHRRSCISASDPYCAWNKETRRCVSVLSSRDSNKLRKGSSTCPKTTEQIAWSPWKTCEGRDGNLCRCRFRPCQDRQNSSCQGGYELRFENCTVNVIVGSEREEWEKYGVQHGNWSAWDTWTDCETKPWVGVRKRTRNCTNPVPRRGGRPCVGEAVQYESCNLGKHVSGRRTDSEETERSKFVSGLAIGLPVGLVVIILVVLGIYCVKRKQKEEPSSYSVPKTPERSPKSDCHYSPMNGVSTRGRPSSESQSKENNRNTRKNTCLEFKGFILCRTERAPSESV; encoded by the exons ATGAAGCAACGGAACGGGCTGTATATGCTACTTCTGAGTCATTTCGCAATATTATCTGGATGCATTGTGGTGGCGCCCAACAGAGAACCGCACTTAAGAACACAATTCGAAG ATATCAGGCCCCACCTGGAGACACTGAAAACAGGAGGAATAAAGATTGGAAACTTCTCAGTATTGTCAGTTGACATCAAGTATAATCACTTACTCGTGGGAGCAAG AGACAATGCACTCCTAGTGGATCTGGGAAACATAAATAGTGTTGAA TCTTGGAATTTGACCACCCAAAGCCTTGGATGTGATAAAGGACAG GATCCTTCATGCCATAACTATGTGAAGTTAATGCTGCCATTTGAGGAGAGGATATTTATCTGTCTGACAAGGGGCTGTATCTGGAGAAAT AGGACGAATTTGAATGCAGCTCCAGGCAGAGATAGTAATCAGAATGTGTTTATAGCTGATGAAAATTATTATAGCACACCAAGTCAAAATGACACGGGTGTTATAACAG AAAATGGGAGAGTCTTCAGAGGAACAATAAACTTAGCATCAAGAATATCCATGATTCATGGTAAAAGTTTTAAGCCCAGAATCAGTGAAGTGTCCACTGATTTTATGTCTGAAAGTGACTTTTACTCTG ATGTACATTTCGTCAAGAGTTTCATCATTGGGAAATATGTGTACATCTTTTTTCGCGAGCGGACAATGGAATGTATGAGCTGTGGAAAATATAAAGTCTCCAGGGTAGCACGTATATGTAAG GGTGACTATGCTGGTCAGTCTACCCTCAGAAAGTACTTTATAACTTACCAGAAGGCCAAACTTGTTTGTTCTGATGGAGGAGAATATCCAgtttatttcaatgaaattc AGGATGTTTGGTGGGATTCAGAAACCAACCTGTTTCATGCAATTTTCACCTCTCATCC CAATGGCCCGCCATCATCAGCCATATGTGTGTACAATTTGACAGATGTCAATAATGTTTTTTACACGAGTCTTTTCGATAGTAGAGAGGCAGGAAGTGGAAAGTGGGTGACGGTGGAGAACAAATTCAAAGAGTATTTTGATGGG tgcAAAGTAAACGAGAAGTACTTAATTTCTAACCCCCGTCCAGTCCCAGACGGTATGATGGGAACAAAGAACATGGTTTATAACGTGTATAAAGACCTCTCGCACGATCCTCTCATGCATGATCCAGTGCTACCCACCAGCCTCGACTCGGTTCAAAAGCAAGGAAACAAGGCCTGGTTTGTCAAAGATGGGATCAG GATGACAGCCATTGTTCTGGACAAAGTTGGTGAACACACTGTTGTATACACATCAACAG acCGAGGATCTGTGCTTAAAATTTCACAAGTTGCTGGCTCTCGTCAACCCTGCCTTCTCACCGAAATCGACCTTTTTCCG atCAACAGACAAGAAGTCATAAAAGCTATGACGATTGATCCAAAACAG CATATCCTGTACTTCGGCTCAGACACAGCTCTTACAAAGTTGAGGCTAGAGCAGTGTGGTAGTCACACACACCGCAG GTCCTGTATATCTGCTTCTGATCCTTATTGTGCATGGAACAAGGAAACAAGGCGTTGTGTTTCAGTTTTATCCTCCAG AGATTCAAACAAATTGAGGAAAGGCTCGAGTACTTGTCCAAAGACAACAG AACAAATCGCATGGTCCCCTTGGAAAACTTGTGAAGGCAGGGATGGAAATCTTTGTCGATGTCGATTTCGTCCCTGCCAGGACAGGCAAAACTCCTCCTGTCAGGGTGGATATGAGTTACGATTTGAAAACTGCACAG TGAACGTTATTGTCGGATCTGAGAGAGAGGAATGGGAGAAGTATGGTGTGCAACACGGCAACTGGAGTGCATGGGATACTTGGACGGATTGTGAAACAAAGCCATGGGTTGGGGTAAGAAAGCGGACAAGAAACTGTACTAATCCGGTCCCCAGGAGAGGAGGGAGACCGTGTGTAGGAGAGGCTGTGCAATATGAGTCCTGTAACTTGGGAAAACACG TTTCCGGAAGGCGAACTGACTCGGAAGAGACTGAAAGATCAAAGTTTGTAAGTGGTCTCGCAATCGGGCTGCCAGTCGGCCTTGTGGTGATCATCTTGGTAGTTCTGGGTATTTATTGCGTTAAACGAAAACAGAAGGAAGAACCATCATCATACAGTGTTCCAAAAACTCCTGAACGTAGTCCTAAAAGTGATTGTCACTACTCGCCAATGAATGGTGTATCCACGAGAGGTCGTCCATCCTCAGAAAGTCAGagtaaagaaaacaacagaaacacTAGGAAAAATACGTGTTTAGAGTTTAAAGGGTTTATTCTGTGCAGAACAGAGCGTGCTCCGAGCGAAAGTGTATAG
- the LOC131791133 gene encoding semaphorin-5A isoform X1 → MKQRNGLYMLLLSHFAILSGCIVVAPNREPHLRTQFEDIRPHLETLKTGGIKIGNFSVLSVDIKYNHLLVGARDNALLVDLGNINSVESWNLTTQSLGCDKGQDPSCHNYVKLMLPFEERIFICLTRGCIWRNRTNLNAAPGRDSNQNVFIADENYYSTPSQNDTGVITENGRVFRGTINLASRISMIHGKSFKPRISEVSTDFMSESDFYSDVHFVKSFIIGKYVYIFFRERTMECMSCGKYKVSRVARICKGDYAGQSTLRKYFITYQKAKLVCSDGGEYPVYFNEIQDVWWDSETNLFHAIFTSHPNGPPSSAICVYNLTDVNNVFYTSLFDSREAGSGKWVTVENKFKEYFDGCKVNEKYLISNPRPVPDGMMGTKNMVYNVYKDLSHDPLMHDPVLPTSLDSVQKQGNKAWFVKDGIRMTAIVLDKVGEHTVVYTSTDRGSVLKISQVAGSRQPCLLTEIDLFPINRQEVIKAMTIDPKQHILYFGSDTALTKLRLEQCGSHTHRRSCISASDPYCAWNKETRRCVSVLSSRDSNKLRKGSSTCPKTTEQIAWSPWKTCEGRDGNLCRCRFRPCQDRQNSSCQGGYELRFENCTVNVIVGSEREEWEKYGVQHGNWSAWDTWTDCETKPWVGVRKRTRNCTNPVPRRGGRPCVGEAVQYESCNLGKHEVEKRLLTNPTRSLNLSENKGVHFEVIFKTTGYNISNISVEILNKTFDCEKQRDLCGEGEWKAWCDWGQCSGEGFQIRRRDCKVEPCVGERLQERSCEPTSPSNCKGELDTNSWDVWSVCECNHDLKLPDGSGVRSRQLKCRRDCPNSVECPNNVQYGTCNCSTAVSGRRTDSEETERSKFVSGLAIGLPVGLVVIILVVLGIYCVKRKQKEEPSSYSVPKTPERSPKSDCHYSPMNGVSTRGRPSSESQSKENNRNTRKNTCLEFKGFILCRTERAPSESV, encoded by the exons ATGAAGCAACGGAACGGGCTGTATATGCTACTTCTGAGTCATTTCGCAATATTATCTGGATGCATTGTGGTGGCGCCCAACAGAGAACCGCACTTAAGAACACAATTCGAAG ATATCAGGCCCCACCTGGAGACACTGAAAACAGGAGGAATAAAGATTGGAAACTTCTCAGTATTGTCAGTTGACATCAAGTATAATCACTTACTCGTGGGAGCAAG AGACAATGCACTCCTAGTGGATCTGGGAAACATAAATAGTGTTGAA TCTTGGAATTTGACCACCCAAAGCCTTGGATGTGATAAAGGACAG GATCCTTCATGCCATAACTATGTGAAGTTAATGCTGCCATTTGAGGAGAGGATATTTATCTGTCTGACAAGGGGCTGTATCTGGAGAAAT AGGACGAATTTGAATGCAGCTCCAGGCAGAGATAGTAATCAGAATGTGTTTATAGCTGATGAAAATTATTATAGCACACCAAGTCAAAATGACACGGGTGTTATAACAG AAAATGGGAGAGTCTTCAGAGGAACAATAAACTTAGCATCAAGAATATCCATGATTCATGGTAAAAGTTTTAAGCCCAGAATCAGTGAAGTGTCCACTGATTTTATGTCTGAAAGTGACTTTTACTCTG ATGTACATTTCGTCAAGAGTTTCATCATTGGGAAATATGTGTACATCTTTTTTCGCGAGCGGACAATGGAATGTATGAGCTGTGGAAAATATAAAGTCTCCAGGGTAGCACGTATATGTAAG GGTGACTATGCTGGTCAGTCTACCCTCAGAAAGTACTTTATAACTTACCAGAAGGCCAAACTTGTTTGTTCTGATGGAGGAGAATATCCAgtttatttcaatgaaattc AGGATGTTTGGTGGGATTCAGAAACCAACCTGTTTCATGCAATTTTCACCTCTCATCC CAATGGCCCGCCATCATCAGCCATATGTGTGTACAATTTGACAGATGTCAATAATGTTTTTTACACGAGTCTTTTCGATAGTAGAGAGGCAGGAAGTGGAAAGTGGGTGACGGTGGAGAACAAATTCAAAGAGTATTTTGATGGG tgcAAAGTAAACGAGAAGTACTTAATTTCTAACCCCCGTCCAGTCCCAGACGGTATGATGGGAACAAAGAACATGGTTTATAACGTGTATAAAGACCTCTCGCACGATCCTCTCATGCATGATCCAGTGCTACCCACCAGCCTCGACTCGGTTCAAAAGCAAGGAAACAAGGCCTGGTTTGTCAAAGATGGGATCAG GATGACAGCCATTGTTCTGGACAAAGTTGGTGAACACACTGTTGTATACACATCAACAG acCGAGGATCTGTGCTTAAAATTTCACAAGTTGCTGGCTCTCGTCAACCCTGCCTTCTCACCGAAATCGACCTTTTTCCG atCAACAGACAAGAAGTCATAAAAGCTATGACGATTGATCCAAAACAG CATATCCTGTACTTCGGCTCAGACACAGCTCTTACAAAGTTGAGGCTAGAGCAGTGTGGTAGTCACACACACCGCAG GTCCTGTATATCTGCTTCTGATCCTTATTGTGCATGGAACAAGGAAACAAGGCGTTGTGTTTCAGTTTTATCCTCCAG AGATTCAAACAAATTGAGGAAAGGCTCGAGTACTTGTCCAAAGACAACAG AACAAATCGCATGGTCCCCTTGGAAAACTTGTGAAGGCAGGGATGGAAATCTTTGTCGATGTCGATTTCGTCCCTGCCAGGACAGGCAAAACTCCTCCTGTCAGGGTGGATATGAGTTACGATTTGAAAACTGCACAG TGAACGTTATTGTCGGATCTGAGAGAGAGGAATGGGAGAAGTATGGTGTGCAACACGGCAACTGGAGTGCATGGGATACTTGGACGGATTGTGAAACAAAGCCATGGGTTGGGGTAAGAAAGCGGACAAGAAACTGTACTAATCCGGTCCCCAGGAGAGGAGGGAGACCGTGTGTAGGAGAGGCTGTGCAATATGAGTCCTGTAACTTGGGAAAACACG AGGTGGAAAAACGGCTGTTAACAAACCCAACAAGATCTTTAAACCTATCGGAAAACAAGGGTGTTCATTTTGAAGTGATCTTTAAAACCACTGGATATAACATATCTAACATCAGTGTTGAAATACTCAACAAGACATTTGATTGCGAGAAACAAAGAGATCTCTGTGGAG AGGGAGAATGGAAAGCCTGGTGCGATTGGGGTCAGTGTTCTGGGGAAGGATTTCAAATAAGAAGAAGAGATTGTAAAGTGGAGCCTTGTGTTGGGGAAAGGTTACAAGAAAGAAGCTGTGAACCAACTTCACCCAGCAACTGTAAAG GTGAACTCGACACTAATAGCTGGGACGTGTGGTCTGTGTGCGAGTGTAATCATGATCTAAAACTGCCTGACGGGAGTGGTGTCAGGTCTCGGCAACTTAAGTGCCGAAGGGACTGTCCCAACTCAGTGGAATGTCCTAATAACGTCCAGTACGGAACTTGCAATTGTAGTACTG CAGTTTCCGGAAGGCGAACTGACTCGGAAGAGACTGAAAGATCAAAGTTTGTAAGTGGTCTCGCAATCGGGCTGCCAGTCGGCCTTGTGGTGATCATCTTGGTAGTTCTGGGTATTTATTGCGTTAAACGAAAACAGAAGGAAGAACCATCATCATACAGTGTTCCAAAAACTCCTGAACGTAGTCCTAAAAGTGATTGTCACTACTCGCCAATGAATGGTGTATCCACGAGAGGTCGTCCATCCTCAGAAAGTCAGagtaaagaaaacaacagaaacacTAGGAAAAATACGTGTTTAGAGTTTAAAGGGTTTATTCTGTGCAGAACAGAGCGTGCTCCGAGCGAAAGTGTATAG
- the LOC131791133 gene encoding semaphorin-5A isoform X2: MKQRNGLYMLLLSHFAILSGCIVVAPNREPHLRTQFEDIRPHLETLKTGGIKIGNFSVLSVDIKYNHLLVGARDNALLVDLGNINSVESWNLTTQSLGCDKGQDPSCHNYVKLMLPFEERIFICLTRGCIWRNRTNLNAAPGRDSNQNVFIADENYYSTPSQNDTGVITENGRVFRGTINLASRISMIHGKSFKPRISEVSTDFMSESDFYSDVHFVKSFIIGKYVYIFFRERTMECMSCGKYKVSRVARICKGDYAGQSTLRKYFITYQKAKLVCSDGGEYPVYFNEIQDVWWDSETNLFHAIFTSHPNGPPSSAICVYNLTDVNNVFYTSLFDSREAGSGKWVTVENKFKEYFDGCKVNEKYLISNPRPVPDGMMGTKNMVYNVYKDLSHDPLMHDPVLPTSLDSVQKQGNKAWFVKDGIRMTAIVLDKVGEHTVVYTSTDRGSVLKISQVAGSRQPCLLTEIDLFPINRQEVIKAMTIDPKQHILYFGSDTALTKLRLEQCGSHTHRRSCISASDPYCAWNKETRRCVSVLSSRDSNKLRKGSSTCPKTTEQIAWSPWKTCEGRDGNLCRCRFRPCQDRQNSSCQGGYELRFENCTVNVIVGSEREEWEKYGVQHGNWSAWDTWTDCETKPWVGVRKRTRNCTNPVPRRGGRPCVGEAVQYESCNLGKHEVEKRLLTNPTRSLNLSENKGVHFEVIFKTTGYNISNISVEILNKTFDCEKQRDLCGEGEWKAWCDWGQCSGEGFQIRRRDCKVEPCVGERLQERSCEPTSPSNCKGELDTNSWDVWSVCECNHDLKLPDGSGVRSRQLKCRRDCPNSVECPNNVQYGTCNCSTVSGRRTDSEETERSKFVSGLAIGLPVGLVVIILVVLGIYCVKRKQKEEPSSYSVPKTPERSPKSDCHYSPMNGVSTRGRPSSESQSKENNRNTRKNTCLEFKGFILCRTERAPSESV; this comes from the exons ATGAAGCAACGGAACGGGCTGTATATGCTACTTCTGAGTCATTTCGCAATATTATCTGGATGCATTGTGGTGGCGCCCAACAGAGAACCGCACTTAAGAACACAATTCGAAG ATATCAGGCCCCACCTGGAGACACTGAAAACAGGAGGAATAAAGATTGGAAACTTCTCAGTATTGTCAGTTGACATCAAGTATAATCACTTACTCGTGGGAGCAAG AGACAATGCACTCCTAGTGGATCTGGGAAACATAAATAGTGTTGAA TCTTGGAATTTGACCACCCAAAGCCTTGGATGTGATAAAGGACAG GATCCTTCATGCCATAACTATGTGAAGTTAATGCTGCCATTTGAGGAGAGGATATTTATCTGTCTGACAAGGGGCTGTATCTGGAGAAAT AGGACGAATTTGAATGCAGCTCCAGGCAGAGATAGTAATCAGAATGTGTTTATAGCTGATGAAAATTATTATAGCACACCAAGTCAAAATGACACGGGTGTTATAACAG AAAATGGGAGAGTCTTCAGAGGAACAATAAACTTAGCATCAAGAATATCCATGATTCATGGTAAAAGTTTTAAGCCCAGAATCAGTGAAGTGTCCACTGATTTTATGTCTGAAAGTGACTTTTACTCTG ATGTACATTTCGTCAAGAGTTTCATCATTGGGAAATATGTGTACATCTTTTTTCGCGAGCGGACAATGGAATGTATGAGCTGTGGAAAATATAAAGTCTCCAGGGTAGCACGTATATGTAAG GGTGACTATGCTGGTCAGTCTACCCTCAGAAAGTACTTTATAACTTACCAGAAGGCCAAACTTGTTTGTTCTGATGGAGGAGAATATCCAgtttatttcaatgaaattc AGGATGTTTGGTGGGATTCAGAAACCAACCTGTTTCATGCAATTTTCACCTCTCATCC CAATGGCCCGCCATCATCAGCCATATGTGTGTACAATTTGACAGATGTCAATAATGTTTTTTACACGAGTCTTTTCGATAGTAGAGAGGCAGGAAGTGGAAAGTGGGTGACGGTGGAGAACAAATTCAAAGAGTATTTTGATGGG tgcAAAGTAAACGAGAAGTACTTAATTTCTAACCCCCGTCCAGTCCCAGACGGTATGATGGGAACAAAGAACATGGTTTATAACGTGTATAAAGACCTCTCGCACGATCCTCTCATGCATGATCCAGTGCTACCCACCAGCCTCGACTCGGTTCAAAAGCAAGGAAACAAGGCCTGGTTTGTCAAAGATGGGATCAG GATGACAGCCATTGTTCTGGACAAAGTTGGTGAACACACTGTTGTATACACATCAACAG acCGAGGATCTGTGCTTAAAATTTCACAAGTTGCTGGCTCTCGTCAACCCTGCCTTCTCACCGAAATCGACCTTTTTCCG atCAACAGACAAGAAGTCATAAAAGCTATGACGATTGATCCAAAACAG CATATCCTGTACTTCGGCTCAGACACAGCTCTTACAAAGTTGAGGCTAGAGCAGTGTGGTAGTCACACACACCGCAG GTCCTGTATATCTGCTTCTGATCCTTATTGTGCATGGAACAAGGAAACAAGGCGTTGTGTTTCAGTTTTATCCTCCAG AGATTCAAACAAATTGAGGAAAGGCTCGAGTACTTGTCCAAAGACAACAG AACAAATCGCATGGTCCCCTTGGAAAACTTGTGAAGGCAGGGATGGAAATCTTTGTCGATGTCGATTTCGTCCCTGCCAGGACAGGCAAAACTCCTCCTGTCAGGGTGGATATGAGTTACGATTTGAAAACTGCACAG TGAACGTTATTGTCGGATCTGAGAGAGAGGAATGGGAGAAGTATGGTGTGCAACACGGCAACTGGAGTGCATGGGATACTTGGACGGATTGTGAAACAAAGCCATGGGTTGGGGTAAGAAAGCGGACAAGAAACTGTACTAATCCGGTCCCCAGGAGAGGAGGGAGACCGTGTGTAGGAGAGGCTGTGCAATATGAGTCCTGTAACTTGGGAAAACACG AGGTGGAAAAACGGCTGTTAACAAACCCAACAAGATCTTTAAACCTATCGGAAAACAAGGGTGTTCATTTTGAAGTGATCTTTAAAACCACTGGATATAACATATCTAACATCAGTGTTGAAATACTCAACAAGACATTTGATTGCGAGAAACAAAGAGATCTCTGTGGAG AGGGAGAATGGAAAGCCTGGTGCGATTGGGGTCAGTGTTCTGGGGAAGGATTTCAAATAAGAAGAAGAGATTGTAAAGTGGAGCCTTGTGTTGGGGAAAGGTTACAAGAAAGAAGCTGTGAACCAACTTCACCCAGCAACTGTAAAG GTGAACTCGACACTAATAGCTGGGACGTGTGGTCTGTGTGCGAGTGTAATCATGATCTAAAACTGCCTGACGGGAGTGGTGTCAGGTCTCGGCAACTTAAGTGCCGAAGGGACTGTCCCAACTCAGTGGAATGTCCTAATAACGTCCAGTACGGAACTTGCAATTGTAGTACTG TTTCCGGAAGGCGAACTGACTCGGAAGAGACTGAAAGATCAAAGTTTGTAAGTGGTCTCGCAATCGGGCTGCCAGTCGGCCTTGTGGTGATCATCTTGGTAGTTCTGGGTATTTATTGCGTTAAACGAAAACAGAAGGAAGAACCATCATCATACAGTGTTCCAAAAACTCCTGAACGTAGTCCTAAAAGTGATTGTCACTACTCGCCAATGAATGGTGTATCCACGAGAGGTCGTCCATCCTCAGAAAGTCAGagtaaagaaaacaacagaaacacTAGGAAAAATACGTGTTTAGAGTTTAAAGGGTTTATTCTGTGCAGAACAGAGCGTGCTCCGAGCGAAAGTGTATAG